Within Elusimicrobiota bacterium, the genomic segment AGCGGCTAAGGCTCGATCCGTCCAGCGCTCACCCTCTTGAAATTGGCGAATGTATCGATCCAGGATTCCGGTGGCTTCATAAATTTCCGCGAGGGATTTGTCGGAAGAGCCGCGCTCAAGCAAATATTTATTGAGGATTTGTTCGATTGTTTCTTGGGGGAACGAGTTTTTCAGCTCCAGGATGGCGGCCGTCGTTCGTTGCGAGGTTTCAGAAAGCATCCCGGCCAGCAGCCGTTCGCAAGCTTTTTTTTGGCGCTCAAAACGCTGTTGCCGATAGCGCCTGGCGACGGTGGAAACGCCCAGCAGCGTTATGGCGATAACGATCGCCGCCGCGATCAGCGCCACCGTCCACAATAAAAGAGTTTCCATTCGCTTCCTTTATATTTCCAATGCTACATATAAGCATATCAGCAGGTTTTGGCCCGTGCCAGTGGACGCAGCGACAATTTCGCATACAGTTTGCTGGGCGATTTTGGAGCGAGCCGAAGCCGAATTTTTTGCGGCGTACCTGAAAGGTACGTAAGAAAAATTCGGCAATGGCGCAGCCCGAAATCGCCCAGCCCCTCCGGGGCAAGCCGATATCGGGCCATCTGCGTCGTTGCATCCTCAGTCACTTGCCTTTCAGGCAAGCTCCTTGCGGTGCGCCTCGCATCTGACCCAATCTCGGCTTGCAAACTGTATGCGAAATTGTCGCTGCGTCCACTAGGGTAAATCCAAAATTCCCCGCGCCTTTGTGCAAAGGCGCGGGGAATCGGTCTCAGGATCCGTACTACTCAGTTTCCGAAAATAGTTCTGACTTGCTGAAGCCCTTGTTGAGGGTTGGCCGGCCGCCTGGGGATTCCGCTGAGGGTGGTCGGCACGCGAATGCGGATAGGTCCTTGAACCGACGGCATGGTCGCAGTGCCGGAGGGGGTATCGGCCATCAAACGGTCGTGAGCCGACATCGAGGCTTCGACGACCGCGGCGCGCGCATTGACCAAGCCTCGCCCTTGAGCTTCCGGAGCCAGCCCTAAAGTCATGGCCGTGCGCTCCATGATTTGTTGGACTTGGACGTTGGAGAGCGTGTTGTTGCGCGATAGGATTAACGCCGCCACTCCGGCGACATGAGGGCTGGCCATGGACGTGCCGGACATTTCCCGGTATTGGCCGCCTTTATAAGTCGATAGAATGTCGTCTCCCGGAGCGATCAGATCAACTTCCGGGCCTTTGCTTGAGAAGCCGGCCAAGGCGTTGTTGATATTGCTGGCCGAGACGCCGACGACTTCAGGGTAAGCGCCGGGAAAAGCGACGGGACGGCCGTAATCATTGCCCGCGGCCGCCACGATCACAATGCCCTGCTGATGCGCTTTTTGAACCGCCAGATGAAGCGCGGCATTGTTCCTTGATCCGCCCAGACTCATATTGATCACTTGCGCTCCGATCGAGGCGCAATATTCGATGCCGGCCATTATTGTCGACCAGGACGTGTAGCCTGAGGAGCCGAAGACTTTGCTTTGATAAAGCGTGGCATGAGGAGCCACGCCCACCAAGCCTGTGGCATTGTCCATGGCCGCGATGATGCCGTTGACATGTGTGCCGTGGCCTAATTCGTCTTCAATATTGGTGGTCGGCGTGCCCGTGGATTCCGCAAAATTTGCGCCGCCCATCACGTTTCCGGCCAAATCAGGATGGGTGACGTCCACGCCCGAATCAATAATGCAGACTTTAACGCCGCGGCCTTGGGCCTGGCGCCAGGCGTAAGATGAGCCGATGCGCTCAACGCCCCAGGGCGTTTGCTGGGCCTTGGGTGGAACCGCAGGCGCGAATAGCGGCGCTGCTTCGCCGACGATCATTTGGGCGTAATCATCATCCGCAACCAAACTGATTTGCGGTTGATCATCGAGATTAAGAGCCATCCCTCGGGGGA encodes:
- a CDS encoding S8 family peptidase, coding for MRKTILFAAVVFAACILAGAQAIADTSESQALAKVPKQKIVVFDDPRLTWEQKEEMIRQAGGEPVRRLVSINAVVGYFPRGMALNLDDQPQISLVADDDYAQMIVGEAAPLFAPAVPPKAQQTPWGVERIGSSYAWRQAQGRGVKVCIIDSGVDVTHPDLAGNVMGGANFAESTGTPTTNIEDELGHGTHVNGIIAAMDNATGLVGVAPHATLYQSKVFGSSGYTSWSTIMAGIEYCASIGAQVINMSLGGSRNNAALHLAVQKAHQQGIVIVAAAGNDYGRPVAFPGAYPEVVGVSASNINNALAGFSSKGPEVDLIAPGDDILSTYKGGQYREMSGTSMASPHVAGVAALILSRNNTLSNVQVQQIMERTAMTLGLAPEAQGRGLVNARAAVVEASMSAHDRLMADTPSGTATMPSVQGPIRIRVPTTLSGIPRRPANPQQGLQQVRTIFGN